One window from the genome of Dermacentor silvarum isolate Dsil-2018 chromosome 5, BIME_Dsil_1.4, whole genome shotgun sequence encodes:
- the LOC125945324 gene encoding uncharacterized protein LOC125945324, with amino-acid sequence MMTSESTGSTTGHDDDGLSGGGDSGRGQEEIVIPVYDTLRTPSTTTADTQHITSTTAGTRHTRHTSPLTVCTVTDGPEPLYFPDDGLCDYVFFESLVLTPGSNDFSVAGQSSAVQRFVTQGQVGQKTRYGMSVSFSDAEKFGNTFRTPKAKADYESYWTFGVYDWGFLSIDELQIEAKHSVDDFAQTASLALAALKEMQEHALSKSVQRPHMFWGIYPRSEPVCAALSQSIKTTFTPTGIVVLGHLSYSDDTRSDCVIMPPVNHADPRTQKPGIAYGHSMRDAMHALECLWNHDVRTNLFLSVTMQARRYKLKSDSQGQPWIYSDCGAGQYEQRVTAQEVCDYPHSGYSTNINYDGGFLSGITYDEADGFAITFENRLSLRDKICEAWTLEATGIGVGLAVYDVNYDHRSTMCDPIWINGTWARFRSLLRLRDYLHQDEPVANILQDCFNVT; translated from the exons ATGATGACCAGTGAAT CAACGGGCAGTACAACTGGCCATGACGACGATGGCCTAAGTGGTGGCGGCGACAGTGGTCGTGGTCAAGAAGAAATCGTCATTCCGGTCTACGACACACTGCGGACTCCGTCAACCACTACCG CGGATACGCAGCATATCACCTCAACGACAGCTGGTACACGGCACACACGGCACACCAGCCCATTGACGGTGTGCACCGTCACGGATGGTCCAGAACCCTTGTACTTCCCGGATGATGGCCTCTGCGACTACGTGTTTTTCGAATCGCTGGTACTGACTCCCGGAAGCAACGATTTCTCGGTCGCGGGACAGAGCTCCGCCGTGCAACGCTTCGTCACTCAGGGGCAGGTTGGCCAGAAGACACGATACGGCATGTCCGTGTCCTTCAG TGATGCTGAGAAATTCGGCAACACCTTCCGCACACCCAAGGCTAAGGCGGATTACGAGAGCTACTGGACATTCGGTGTCTACGACTGGGGCTTCCTCTCCATCGACGAGCTCCAGATTGAAGCAAAGCACTCCGTCGACGACTTCGCACAGACCGCGAGCCTCGCGCTGGCCGCCCTCAAG GAGATGCAAGAACACGCGCTGTCAAAAAGTGTCCAGCGGCCCCACATGTTTTGGGGAATCTACCCGAGGTCCGAACCAGTCTGCGCCGCATTGTCACAGTCCATCAA GACGACCTTCACGCCAACTGGTATTGTTGTCTTGGGGCACTTGTCCTACAGCGACGATACCAGGTCTGACTGCGTCATCATGCCGCCCGTGAACCACGCCGACCCACGCACTCAGAAACCCGGCATCGCCTACGGCCACAGCATG CGTGATGCCATGCATGCTCTGGAGTGCCTCTGGAACCACGACGTCCGCACCAACCTGTTCCTATCCGTCACCATGCAAGCGCGCCGGTACAAGCTTAAAAGCGACAGCCAGGGACAACCGTGGATCTACAGCGACTGTGGAGCAGGCCAGTACGAACAACGTGTCACGGCTCAGGAG GTCTGTGACTACCCCCATTCTGGGTACAGTACCAACATCAACTACGATGGCGGGTTCCTGTCCGGGATCACTTATGACGAGGCGGACGGTTTCGCCATCACGTTTGAAAACCGACTGTCCTTACGTGACAAG ATCTGCGAGGCCTGGACTCTCGAAGCAACGGGCATAGGGGTCGGCTTGGCCGTGTACGACGTCAACTACGACCACAGGTCCACGATGTGCGACCCCATCTGGATCAACGGGACCTGGGCGCGGTTCCGCTCTCTCTTGAGGCTACGTGACTACCTCCATCAGGACGAGCCCGTGGCTAACATACTCCAAGATTGCTTCAACGTCACGTGA